A stretch of DNA from Rhizobacter sp.:
GACTTCGCTGCCAAACTGCTTGTACTGTTCTGGATGCACTACGCGAGGGGGTTGCTTTCCAAGAACTCTTTGAATACAAGTTCGAGTTGAGCGTTTCAATCCCGCTTGACACTGTTGATCAGTTGTCTTGATGCAGGTGCGCAGCGGGATGTTTTGCGCGCACATTCCCGATGGAAGTTCACGTTGCATTAGTTCGGACCACTGTTCCAGTTTGGCATCAGCAGCGTGAACTGCTGGGGCGAGGAAGAGGAGTAGCGGAAGCGAAAAGTCAATGACGAACTTCATATGCGGATGGCGAATGTTGTGCGGCCTAACGTTTGACATGAGAGGCCTGACCCGGCTTGCCGGGGCAGGTCCTCTCGATGGAAGGGTTAGGCATCGCTTGTTTTACCGACGGTGTGCCTAGATCGCAGTGCCGTGGATCTTGTAGCGATGAGCGTGATGCCTTCTGATTCGATGGTCTAGTGAATCTCATCATCTTCTTGTGCTTCTACTGGCCACTCATTGAAAACGTAGCACTCGCCTTCTGCGACCGCCAGGTCAAACCATTTGAGCCATTCTGGTTGATCTAGGTAATCATCTCGCTCGGCAAAAACTGGCTCCTCTTCAATGCCGAGTACAAGCCAACCGTTGTCTTTGAAGTTTTGTAGTGCGAGCTCAGTTGCCTTCTCAACAGAATCAGCAGCGACAAAACAATTCACGAAGGCACCGCCAACACTTGAGAAGTGCTCACTATCGGGCGCAGGTGTGACTTCGTATTGGATGTAGTACATGGCGTTCTGACTTGCGATGCCTAACGTTTGACATGAGAGGCCCGACCCGGCTTGCCGGGGCGGGTCCTCTCGATGGAAGGGTTAGGCGCCGCCATTGCTACGCCTTGCTCAGAACCTGCGGACCAAAGACGAACGATGCGCTTTGAATAAGGCCGCGCTCAACGATGTAGATGCAGACCACCTCAATGTGACCTGGACCTTCTGCGAAGGTGCGTGTGATGTCTTCGTGATCTATGACGATGCTGCCCATGACCGTGCGCTTGATCAGACGGGCGTGGATATTGGGTTCTTGTAGTCGCGGTGCAGTGCGAGCGCGGATCTCTGCGTGCCCTGAAGTCAGGAGCTTGCCCGGGTGTTCGTATTGCTTTGCGTCCGGGGCATAGGTGGAAAGCCAGCCTTCAATATCTCTGGCGTTGTAGGCGTCTAGCTGGCGCTGGACTACGACTTCGGGGGAAGACCAATCGGGCATATGACTTCAGAAGAGGGTTTGGGTACTTCGGATTCCGCTCCAGCGGCGCCTAACGTTTGACATGAGAGGCCCGGCCCGGCTTGCCGGGGCGGGTCCTCTCGATGGAAGGGTTAGGCGCCATTCTGGCCCGACCTCAGCCGCATTGGCTGAAAGGCGATGCCGTGCATGCGCTGAACCTCTCCTTGGCGGACAAAGCCGAACCTTTCGTAGACGGGCACAGCATTGAGGCTTGAGTTGACAGTGAACTCACCAGGATTGCCGGCTCCCAGTGCCTTTGCTTTAGCCGTGCTCCAGAGCTGAGTTGCCAAGCCCTTGCCTTCGAACTCTTTGGCAACGAACAAGTGGAATAGGTGGGAGTTGTCGCGCAGCGCGATGAACCCAAGAAGCTTTTCGTTTGCTTTGGCGACGAAGTACGAGAAATTGCTGGCGCTCAAGTAGCCACGCTCAGCCTCTTTGCTGACTGAG
This window harbors:
- a CDS encoding nuclear transport factor 2 family protein, whose protein sequence is MPDWSSPEVVVQRQLDAYNARDIEGWLSTYAPDAKQYEHPGKLLTSGHAEIRARTAPRLQEPNIHARLIKRTVMGSIVIDHEDITRTFAEGPGHIEVVCIYIVERGLIQSASFVFGPQVLSKA
- a CDS encoding GNAT family N-acetyltransferase codes for the protein MKVVAATVADAEEISKLIIELTEPFFLSPSREGAEPFLASVSKEAERGYLSASNFSYFVAKANEKLLGFIALRDNSHLFHLFVAKEFEGKGLATQLWSTAKAKALGAGNPGEFTVNSSLNAVPVYERFGFVRQGEVQRMHGIAFQPMRLRSGQNGA